One genomic window of Streptomyces sp. NBC_01276 includes the following:
- the clpS gene encoding ATP-dependent Clp protease adapter ClpS → MGQVSVAPIEIERTEAAEETFAVPEPDVPWVTLVHNDPVNLMSYVTYVFQAYFGYPKDKATRLMLDVHHKGRAVVSSGSREEMERDVQAMHGYGLWATLSQDRF, encoded by the coding sequence ATGGGACAAGTGAGTGTTGCTCCCATTGAGATCGAACGCACCGAAGCGGCCGAAGAGACCTTCGCGGTCCCCGAACCCGACGTCCCGTGGGTGACCCTGGTGCACAACGACCCGGTCAACCTCATGAGCTACGTGACGTACGTGTTCCAGGCGTACTTCGGCTACCCCAAGGACAAGGCGACCAGGCTGATGCTCGACGTCCACCACAAGGGCCGGGCGGTCGTGTCCAGCGGCAGCCGCGAGGAGATGGAACGGGACGTGCAGGCCATGCACGGCTACGGGCTCTGGGCGACCCTCTCGCAGGACCGCTTCTGA
- a CDS encoding DUF2017 domain-containing protein translates to MGGVFETREGGGAVVALDGIEISILRSLAVQLLELIGPGEPEPAADADPLAVLFASDGPTEPPSDPALARLFPDAYGGPGAAEGQGEEELRARSAEFRRFTENDLRTRKREDALAVVRSLDGLSPDGEGAALLELTDELPLRWLGALNDLRLTIAARLDITEDDESAVLFRLPDDDPRKPMVMAYLWLGGLQETLIETL, encoded by the coding sequence ATGGGCGGCGTGTTCGAGACCCGCGAGGGCGGCGGCGCCGTCGTGGCCCTGGACGGGATCGAGATCTCGATCCTGCGCTCCCTCGCCGTGCAGCTGCTGGAGCTGATCGGCCCCGGAGAGCCGGAGCCCGCGGCGGACGCCGACCCGCTGGCCGTGCTCTTCGCCTCCGACGGCCCCACCGAACCCCCCTCCGACCCGGCACTGGCCCGGCTCTTCCCCGACGCCTACGGGGGCCCCGGCGCGGCCGAGGGGCAGGGCGAGGAGGAGCTGCGGGCGCGCTCGGCGGAGTTCCGCCGCTTCACCGAGAACGACCTGCGCACCCGCAAGCGGGAGGACGCGCTGGCCGTCGTCCGCAGCCTCGACGGGCTCTCCCCGGACGGCGAGGGGGCGGCGCTGCTGGAGCTGACCGACGAGCTGCCGCTGCGCTGGCTCGGGGCCCTCAACGACCTGCGGCTGACCATCGCGGCGCGCCTGGACATCACCGAGGACGACGAGAGCGCGGTGCTCTTCCGCCTTCCGGACGACGATCCGCGCAAGCCGATGGTGATGGCCTACCTCTGGCTCGGCGGCCTGCAGGAAACGCTCATCGAGACCCTTTAG
- a CDS encoding amino acid permease has product MTSVQVEQHDRTPGEGAQGEGEGYHRALGARQIQMIAIGGAIGTGLFMGAGKAISKAGPSLILAYAIAGLVIFFIMRALGELLMYRPVSGSFSDYAREFLGPFWGYATGWTYWLFWVVTGIVEVTAAAKYMSYWTHDSFPQWAYALIFTVILYLANLISVKLFGELEFWFSMVKVTAIVGMILICAGILTIGFSDAADTASVSNLWNNGGFFPNGIGETLMTLQIVMFAFLAVELVGVTAGESKDPEKTLPKAINTVPWRIAVFYVGALIMIMSVIPWSNFKAGESPFVLAFEKMGLGVGAAIVNFVVLTAALSSCNSGMYSTGRMLRDLALNGQGPKFFTKLTKSGTPLVGTTFSAALMLVGVWINYVAPGKAFDYVVSFATISGMWAWIMILVCQIRYRAKADRGELPQSPFRAPGAPWTSWFALLFIGMVIVMMGVDKDARVSLYCAPLWGLILGVSYLVLKKRNPTGAAFNKVEKASQSA; this is encoded by the coding sequence ATGACCTCTGTGCAGGTCGAGCAGCACGACAGGACGCCCGGCGAGGGCGCGCAGGGCGAGGGCGAGGGGTACCACCGCGCGCTCGGAGCCCGCCAGATCCAGATGATCGCCATCGGCGGAGCCATCGGCACCGGCCTGTTCATGGGCGCCGGCAAGGCGATCTCCAAGGCAGGCCCGAGCCTGATCCTGGCCTACGCCATCGCGGGTCTGGTCATCTTCTTCATCATGCGGGCGCTGGGCGAGCTGCTCATGTACCGCCCCGTGTCCGGTTCCTTCTCGGACTACGCCCGCGAGTTCCTGGGCCCGTTCTGGGGGTACGCGACCGGCTGGACGTACTGGCTCTTCTGGGTGGTCACCGGCATCGTCGAGGTCACCGCCGCGGCCAAGTACATGTCGTACTGGACCCACGACAGCTTCCCGCAGTGGGCCTACGCGCTGATCTTCACGGTCATCCTCTACCTGGCCAACCTGATCTCCGTGAAGCTCTTCGGTGAGCTGGAGTTCTGGTTCTCCATGGTCAAGGTCACCGCCATCGTCGGCATGATCCTGATCTGCGCCGGAATCCTCACCATCGGCTTCTCCGACGCCGCCGACACCGCCTCCGTCTCCAACCTGTGGAACAACGGCGGCTTCTTCCCCAACGGCATCGGCGAGACGCTGATGACCCTGCAGATCGTGATGTTCGCCTTCCTCGCGGTCGAGCTGGTCGGCGTCACCGCCGGCGAGTCCAAGGACCCCGAGAAGACCCTGCCCAAGGCCATCAACACCGTGCCGTGGCGCATCGCCGTCTTCTACGTCGGCGCCCTCATCATGATCATGTCGGTCATCCCGTGGTCGAACTTCAAGGCGGGCGAGAGCCCGTTCGTGCTGGCCTTCGAGAAGATGGGCCTGGGCGTCGGCGCCGCGATCGTCAACTTCGTCGTGCTGACCGCCGCGCTGTCCTCCTGCAACTCGGGCATGTACTCCACCGGCCGCATGCTGCGCGACCTCGCGCTCAACGGCCAGGGCCCGAAGTTCTTCACCAAGCTCACCAAGAGCGGCACCCCGCTCGTCGGCACCACCTTCTCCGCCGCGCTGATGCTGGTGGGCGTCTGGATCAACTACGTCGCCCCGGGCAAGGCCTTCGACTACGTCGTCTCCTTCGCCACCATCTCCGGCATGTGGGCCTGGATCATGATCCTGGTCTGCCAGATCCGCTACCGCGCCAAGGCCGACCGCGGCGAGCTGCCGCAGTCCCCCTTCCGCGCCCCCGGCGCCCCCTGGACCAGCTGGTTCGCCCTGCTGTTCATCGGCATGGTCATCGTGATGATGGGCGTCGACAAGGACGCCCGCGTCTCGCTGTACTGCGCGCCGCTGTGGGGCCTGATCCTCGGTGTCTCCTACCTCGTCCTCAAGAAGCGCAACCCCACCGGCGCGGCCTTCAACAAGGTCGAGAAGGCCTCGCAGTCGGCCTGA
- a CDS encoding Mov34/MPN/PAD-1 family protein, translating to MLTLTQDLYDRIVEHARKDHPDEACGIVAGPEGTGRPERFVPMLNAARSPTFYEFDSKDLLKLYRELDDRDEEPVIVYHSHTATEAYPSRTDITYANEPGAHYVLVSTADQDGLGEFQFRSYRIVDGEITEEEVQVVEGY from the coding sequence ATGCTGACCCTCACCCAGGACCTGTACGACCGGATCGTCGAGCACGCCCGCAAGGACCACCCCGACGAGGCGTGCGGCATCGTGGCCGGCCCGGAGGGCACCGGGCGCCCCGAGCGGTTCGTCCCCATGCTCAACGCGGCCCGCTCGCCCACGTTCTACGAGTTCGACTCGAAGGACCTGCTGAAGCTCTACCGCGAACTGGACGACCGCGACGAGGAGCCGGTGATCGTCTACCACTCCCACACCGCGACCGAGGCCTACCCCTCGCGCACCGACATCACGTACGCGAACGAGCCCGGGGCGCACTACGTCCTGGTCTCCACGGCCGACCAGGACGGCCTCGGGGAGTTCCAGTTCCGGTCCTACCGGATCGTCGACGGAGAGATCACAGAGGAAGAAGTGCAGGTCGTCGAGGGCTACTGA
- a CDS encoding putative leader peptide, giving the protein MVSHDVSIETPGRLLLVARLHVDLCRLASAICPAA; this is encoded by the coding sequence ATGGTTTCCCACGACGTGAGCATCGAGACGCCCGGCAGGCTGCTGCTCGTGGCGCGGCTGCACGTCGACCTGTGCCGCCTCGCCAGCGCCATCTGTCCTGCCGCCTGA